AATTAAGCACTGCTGTGATCCAGGGAGGTTCAGCTATCCTTGAGTTTGCCCAGTTGAATGACATCGGCACGGCTACACTCACCATTACAACTTTCAACCATATCCCCTATATTGCAGATATTGATGTAATTCCGGCCAACGGGCCCTACGTTGTTATGGATTCCTATGACATCGCCGATGTTGAGGGTAACAATAACGGCCTGCCCGATTACAATGAGTCTATTGACCTTTCGGTGGGATTAGAAAATGTGGGTATTGTAGATGCAAACAATGTGATGGTTACTCTTACCTGTTCTGATCCGTATATTATTATCACCGATTATAGCGAGCTTTACCCTGTCATACCGGCCGGCCAGACCATCTCGGTTGAAAATGGTTTTGCCTTTTCGATCGCAAGCGATGTGCCTGACCAGCATCCCGTTACTTTTAACCTTAGTGCCAGTAATGGCGCCAATACCTGGGAGAGTGTGTTTATCATTAAAGTAAATGCGCCAATCCTGCATATTAATTATATCACTATCAACGATACTGAAGTGGGTAACGGCGACGGCGAACTGGATCCAGGCGAAAGGGCAGACCTGACAATCGATTACAGCAACACCGGGCATGCTACTGCTTACGATGTCGGTGTTTACCTCGAAGGACAGTCAGGATTCGTCGAACTGACCGATCCCCTGCAGAACTTTTCTTCCATCGGGTTCTTCGGTGTTTTCAATAAAACTTATGCCGTTATCGTGGATGAACTGGCTCCCGAAGGAATTAAGGTCGATTTCGTCAATGAACTGACTATGGGAGATCTCTTGCAGGACAAGGTTTTCCCATTGAAAATCAGTGCAAATGTCGAAGATTTTGAAACGGGCGATTTCTCCAAGTTCAACTGGCAATCTGGCGGGAATTTACCGTGGCAGATCGTTAACCTCTATCCTTATGAAGGTTATTACAGCGTTCGTTCCGGTGCCATTACGCATAACCAGACCTCCGAAATCTCTTTAACTTATAACGTGATGACTGCCGACAGCATTGTCTTCTACCGCAAGGTCTCTTCAGAGTCGTCTGATCTCCTGAAATTTTACATTAATAACCAGTTGATCGAAGATTGGTCGGGGACTACCGGTGGATGGAAGCGTGAAGCTTTTGCTGTTGGTGCCGGCAACAAAACTTTTAAATGGGTTTATGAGAAAAACTCTTTGGGCAGCACAGGATCCGACTGCGCCTGGCTGGATTATATCGTATTGCCCTCACCTATGGTTTTAACCATCTGGGCAGGGCCTGATGATGATGTTTGCACCGGGGAATCCTATCAGTTGGACGAGTCTTATGGAACCGATTATAACCAGGTTCAATGGACCAGTTCCGGCACAGGTAATTTCGATGACAACACGAACATGCACCCACTGTACAATCCCAGCAGCGATGACATTAACAGCGGTGAAGTCATGCTGACCCTTACACTTTGGGATGACACAGAAAACATGGTAGCTGATGAGATGCTTCTCGGGTTTACAGATGTCCCTGCAGTGCCCGATATTCCGCAGGGGCCTGATTATGTTGATTTAGCTTTAATCCAGATCTCGGAATATTCAGTCAATCTGCTGGAAGAATCGGAAAATTATAACTGGTACCTCGAACCGGCCGGCGCCGGGATGGTCATTGCCGACCAGAACAATGCAACCGTTAGCTGGGACAGTACTTTTATGGGAACTGCATACATTTCCGTGGCCGGGACTAATGAATGCGGCGAAGGTGGCCTTTCAGAAGCCTTTGAAGTTACTGTGGATAATTCCCTCGTAAGTATCAATACACCCAACGCAGTAAATCCGGGTCTTGTCATCTATCCAAATCCATCATCCGGTGTGATTAACCTGGATGTAAGCGGGCCTCATGCTGACAACATGAAGATAGGCATATACAACCTTCTTGGTTCTTCGGTGTTGATCCGCGATGGAATTCACATGGGAGACCGGCAGGTACTTACCCTTGATTTATCAAGCTTACCAAATGGAATTTACATTTTAACCTTAATTGGAGATAATTACAGCCAGACCCGGAAGCTGATCATCCAATAGAAGATGCTCAGATTATCAAATATATTATGCTTTCTTTTAATTTGTATTTTCCCTTCGCTGGGACAAGTCAAAGTTATTGATGCTTCCAGGCTTACGGATAAATATCCATACCGGTTTTACCCTGATGTAGAAGGAAAAGTAGTTATTGATGAAGGATATTTTAATTACTTATCCTCAGAAGAAAATAAAGACGACATAACCGTTTTCCCGCAATGGCCGGTTGCCAGGGCCGGGAGCAACGAAAGAGGCGGGGTTTATGGAAATCTCGACGATGATCCCGAACTGGAACTGGTTTACCCGGTTGGTGCAGCATTATATGCTTTCAATATTGACGCATCCAATGTCACTGGCTGGCCACAGATACTGGATTATCCTACCGACGGGGCTCCGGCTTTCGGCGATATTGACGGGGATGGCGTTGGCGAAATTGTCGTGTCTACTCACGAGATTGCAACTTTTTCCTCTGGCACCATCTATGCCTTTGAGATTAATGGCACGAATGTTTCAGGATTTCCGGTCACCACGGTAGGTGGTGGGGTCCGGACACCTGTCCTGGCCGATCTTGATGGGGATGACGCCCTGGAGATCATCATTGCGGTAA
The sequence above is a segment of the Bacteroidales bacterium genome. Coding sequences within it:
- a CDS encoding C25 family cysteine peptidase; translated protein: MKNFTTLLISLFIVFQSFATDWTGIRSEQPKPGQKQLISSNIDQSIIRFSLDGFLKSEVNTPMGQAMVIGLEGATQLLQKGAPDLPKMTASVIIPDLAGMQIEVLDAAYRDFENILVAPSKGNLTRDIDPSTIHYEFGKEYTTDAFFPGNIAGLREPYIVRDYRGQTVIVYPFQYNPVSRTLRVYTDITVKISRINDLGQNSLVRIVPFEDVDGQFDQIYQRHFLNPVDNDSRYTPVPEFGNMLIISFGAFMDAMQPFVDWKKQEGYPVEIVDVGTIGNSTAIKSFIANYYNTKGLTFVLLVGDAAQVPTSSTSAGDSDNNYAYIVGNDHYPDLFVGRFSAENIAQVETQVQRTLDYERNPVISTDWFSISTGIGSDQGPGDDNEFDYQHIRNIQNNKLIPFTYTYANELFDGSQGGNDEGGNPTPSTVATAVNAGTGIINYTGHGSDISWGTTGFSVSDVNNLVNDNLLPFIWSVACVNGNFVNGTCFAEAWLRATHNGQPTGAVAFLGATINQSWDPPMVGQDEMNDIMVETYPGNINRTFGALSMHGCMQMNDEFGSGGNEMTDTWVCFGDPSVMVRTTMPENLTATHDPVLFIGATQLTVICDAEGARITLSMDGAKLSTAVIQGGSAILEFAQLNDIGTATLTITTFNHIPYIADIDVIPANGPYVVMDSYDIADVEGNNNGLPDYNESIDLSVGLENVGIVDANNVMVTLTCSDPYIIITDYSELYPVIPAGQTISVENGFAFSIASDVPDQHPVTFNLSASNGANTWESVFIIKVNAPILHINYITINDTEVGNGDGELDPGERADLTIDYSNTGHATAYDVGVYLEGQSGFVELTDPLQNFSSIGFFGVFNKTYAVIVDELAPEGIKVDFVNELTMGDLLQDKVFPLKISANVEDFETGDFSKFNWQSGGNLPWQIVNLYPYEGYYSVRSGAITHNQTSEISLTYNVMTADSIVFYRKVSSESSDLLKFYINNQLIEDWSGTTGGWKREAFAVGAGNKTFKWVYEKNSLGSTGSDCAWLDYIVLPSPMVLTIWAGPDDDVCTGESYQLDESYGTDYNQVQWTSSGTGNFDDNTNMHPLYNPSSDDINSGEVMLTLTLWDDTENMVADEMLLGFTDVPAVPDIPQGPDYVDLALIQISEYSVNLLEESENYNWYLEPAGAGMVIADQNNATVSWDSTFMGTAYISVAGTNECGEGGLSEAFEVTVDNSLVSINTPNAVNPGLVIYPNPSSGVINLDVSGPHADNMKIGIYNLLGSSVLIRDGIHMGDRQVLTLDLSSLPNGIYILTLIGDNYSQTRKLIIQ